A single Phalacrocorax aristotelis chromosome 30, bGulAri2.1, whole genome shotgun sequence DNA region contains:
- the PLD3 gene encoding 5'-3' exonuclease PLD3 isoform X1 translates to MLGEIRFVLFQRHARMKPDGAYKQLDPLEDRGVQPTRFPLKCSHGTLLSAILTLFILIFLVFFNLRLSSALCGDAGSDAGGDARSCSDGCRIVLVESIPEGMTFSDGSVLNPSTFSTWMNLLGTVTHSLDIASFYWTMTNEDTRTHEPSATQGEQIFEELLQLSQRGITVRIAVSRPSAKSPLNDLQALEQSGAAVRTVDMPRLTGGVLHTKFWLVDGTHLYVGSANMDWRSLTQVKELGTAVYNCSCLAKDLGKIFEAYWALGIPGASIPVPWPANYSTTFNMETPLDLKLNDTDATVYFSQSSPPALCAAGRTQDLSALLSVIDAAEDFVDIAVMSYLPTTEFSHPERFWPAIDNQLRKAVFERQVKVRLLAGCWRHSRLTMFPFLKSLAAVTDNQTHYSMEVRLFIVPASAAQAQIPYARVNHNKYMVTEKAAYIGTSNWSGDYFTRTAGSALVVNQTVSRTGAGTATSTAAGSGTIREQLQAVFERDWSSQYSTDISDAERWESLCGSR, encoded by the exons ATGTTGGGAGAAATCCGGTTTGTTCTGTTCCAGCGTCACGCCAGGATGAAGCCTGATGGCGCCTACAAGCAG CTGGACCCGCTGGAGGACCGAGGGGTGCAGCCCACCCGCTTCCCACTGAAG tgctcccacgGCACATTGCTCTCTGCCATCCtcaccctcttcatcctcatcTTCCTCGTGTTCTTCAATCTCCGGCTGAGCTCAGCCCTCTGTGGTGATGCTGGCAGTGATGCTGGTGGCGATGCCAGGTCCTGCAGTGATGGGTGCCG GATTGTCCTGGTGGAGAGCATCCCGGAGGGAATGACCTTCAGTGATGGTTCCGTGCTGAATCCATCCACCTTCTCCACATGGATGAACCTTCTGGGGACTGTCACCCACAGCCTGGACATCGCTTCCTTCTACTGGACCATGACCAACGAGGACACACGGACACACGAACCCTCTGCCACCCAG GGTGAACAAATCTTCGAGGAACTTCTCCAGTTGTCCCAGCGCGGCATCACCGTCCGAATTGCCGTCAGTCGCCCATCAGCAAAATCGCCCCTGAATGATCTCCAAGCACTGGAGCAGAGCG GTGCCGCGGTGCGCACTGTTGATATGCCGCGCCTCACTGGCGGCGTGTTGCACACCAAGTTTTGGCTCGTTGATGGCACCCACCTCTACGTTGGGAGCGCAAACATGGACTGGAGGTCTTTGACCCAG GTGAAGGAGCTCGGCACTGCTGTCTACAACTGCAGCTGCTTGGCCAAAGATTTAGGCAAAATTTTTGAAGCTTATTGGGCTCTTGGCATTCCTGGTGCTTCCATCCCGGTACCATGGCCAGCAAATTATTCCACGACCTTCAACATGGAGACGCCATTGGACTTGAAGCTCAACGACACCGATGCCACCGTCTACTTCTCA CAGAGCTCCCCGCCGGCTCTCTGTGCCGCTGGTCGGACCCAGGATCTTAGTGCCCTCCTCAGCGTCATCGATGCTGCCGAGGACTTTGTGGACATAGCGGTGATGAGCTACCTACCCACCACCGAATTCTCCCACCCCGAAAG ATTTTGGCCAGCAATTGATAACCAGCTGCGGAAAGCCGTCTTCGAGCGCCAGGTCAAGGTTCGGTTGTTGGCAGGTTGTTGGCGGCACAGTCGACTGACCATGTTCCCCTTCCTCAAATCCCTTGCCGCTGTCACCGATAATCAGACCCACTACAGCATGGAGGTG CGGCTTTTCATTGTGCCGGCGAGTGCGGCGCAAGCCCAGATCCCCTATGCCCGGGTGAACCACAACAAGTACATGGTGACAGAGAAGGCGGCATATATCG GGACGTCCAACTGGTCTGGTGACTACTTCACGCGGACGGCAGGATCAGCGCTGGTGGTGAACCAGACTGTGAGCCGAACCGGTGCTGGCACtgccaccagcactgctgccgGATCCGGCACCATCCGGGAGCAGCTGCAGGCGGTTTTTGAGCGGGATTGGAGCTCCCAGTACAGCACCGACATCAGCGATGCCGAGCGGTGGGAAAGCCTCTGTGGCTCCCGTTAG
- the PLD3 gene encoding 5'-3' exonuclease PLD3 isoform X2, with product MLGEIRFVLFQRHARMKPDGAYKQLDPLEDRGVQPTRFPLKCSHGTLLSAILTLFILIFLVFFNLRLSSALCGDAGSDAGGDARSCSDGCRIVLVESIPEGMTFSDGSVLNPSTFSTWMNLLGTVTHSLDIASFYWTMTNEDTRTHEPSATQGEQIFEELLQLSQRGITVRIAVSRPSAKSPLNDLQALEQSGAAVRTVDMPRLTGGVLHTKFWLVDGTHLYVGSANMDWRSLTQVKELGTAVYNCSCLAKDLGKIFEAYWALGIPGASIPVPWPANYSTTFNMETPLDLKLNDTDATVYFSSSPPALCAAGRTQDLSALLSVIDAAEDFVDIAVMSYLPTTEFSHPERFWPAIDNQLRKAVFERQVKVRLLAGCWRHSRLTMFPFLKSLAAVTDNQTHYSMEVRLFIVPASAAQAQIPYARVNHNKYMVTEKAAYIGTSNWSGDYFTRTAGSALVVNQTVSRTGAGTATSTAAGSGTIREQLQAVFERDWSSQYSTDISDAERWESLCGSR from the exons ATGTTGGGAGAAATCCGGTTTGTTCTGTTCCAGCGTCACGCCAGGATGAAGCCTGATGGCGCCTACAAGCAG CTGGACCCGCTGGAGGACCGAGGGGTGCAGCCCACCCGCTTCCCACTGAAG tgctcccacgGCACATTGCTCTCTGCCATCCtcaccctcttcatcctcatcTTCCTCGTGTTCTTCAATCTCCGGCTGAGCTCAGCCCTCTGTGGTGATGCTGGCAGTGATGCTGGTGGCGATGCCAGGTCCTGCAGTGATGGGTGCCG GATTGTCCTGGTGGAGAGCATCCCGGAGGGAATGACCTTCAGTGATGGTTCCGTGCTGAATCCATCCACCTTCTCCACATGGATGAACCTTCTGGGGACTGTCACCCACAGCCTGGACATCGCTTCCTTCTACTGGACCATGACCAACGAGGACACACGGACACACGAACCCTCTGCCACCCAG GGTGAACAAATCTTCGAGGAACTTCTCCAGTTGTCCCAGCGCGGCATCACCGTCCGAATTGCCGTCAGTCGCCCATCAGCAAAATCGCCCCTGAATGATCTCCAAGCACTGGAGCAGAGCG GTGCCGCGGTGCGCACTGTTGATATGCCGCGCCTCACTGGCGGCGTGTTGCACACCAAGTTTTGGCTCGTTGATGGCACCCACCTCTACGTTGGGAGCGCAAACATGGACTGGAGGTCTTTGACCCAG GTGAAGGAGCTCGGCACTGCTGTCTACAACTGCAGCTGCTTGGCCAAAGATTTAGGCAAAATTTTTGAAGCTTATTGGGCTCTTGGCATTCCTGGTGCTTCCATCCCGGTACCATGGCCAGCAAATTATTCCACGACCTTCAACATGGAGACGCCATTGGACTTGAAGCTCAACGACACCGATGCCACCGTCTACTTCTCA AGCTCCCCGCCGGCTCTCTGTGCCGCTGGTCGGACCCAGGATCTTAGTGCCCTCCTCAGCGTCATCGATGCTGCCGAGGACTTTGTGGACATAGCGGTGATGAGCTACCTACCCACCACCGAATTCTCCCACCCCGAAAG ATTTTGGCCAGCAATTGATAACCAGCTGCGGAAAGCCGTCTTCGAGCGCCAGGTCAAGGTTCGGTTGTTGGCAGGTTGTTGGCGGCACAGTCGACTGACCATGTTCCCCTTCCTCAAATCCCTTGCCGCTGTCACCGATAATCAGACCCACTACAGCATGGAGGTG CGGCTTTTCATTGTGCCGGCGAGTGCGGCGCAAGCCCAGATCCCCTATGCCCGGGTGAACCACAACAAGTACATGGTGACAGAGAAGGCGGCATATATCG GGACGTCCAACTGGTCTGGTGACTACTTCACGCGGACGGCAGGATCAGCGCTGGTGGTGAACCAGACTGTGAGCCGAACCGGTGCTGGCACtgccaccagcactgctgccgGATCCGGCACCATCCGGGAGCAGCTGCAGGCGGTTTTTGAGCGGGATTGGAGCTCCCAGTACAGCACCGACATCAGCGATGCCGAGCGGTGGGAAAGCCTCTGTGGCTCCCGTTAG
- the PLD3 gene encoding 5'-3' exonuclease PLD3 isoform X3: MKPDGAYKQLDPLEDRGVQPTRFPLKCSHGTLLSAILTLFILIFLVFFNLRLSSALCGDAGSDAGGDARSCSDGCRIVLVESIPEGMTFSDGSVLNPSTFSTWMNLLGTVTHSLDIASFYWTMTNEDTRTHEPSATQGEQIFEELLQLSQRGITVRIAVSRPSAKSPLNDLQALEQSGAAVRTVDMPRLTGGVLHTKFWLVDGTHLYVGSANMDWRSLTQVKELGTAVYNCSCLAKDLGKIFEAYWALGIPGASIPVPWPANYSTTFNMETPLDLKLNDTDATVYFSQSSPPALCAAGRTQDLSALLSVIDAAEDFVDIAVMSYLPTTEFSHPERFWPAIDNQLRKAVFERQVKVRLLAGCWRHSRLTMFPFLKSLAAVTDNQTHYSMEVRLFIVPASAAQAQIPYARVNHNKYMVTEKAAYIGTSNWSGDYFTRTAGSALVVNQTVSRTGAGTATSTAAGSGTIREQLQAVFERDWSSQYSTDISDAERWESLCGSR; the protein is encoded by the exons ATGAAGCCTGATGGCGCCTACAAGCAG CTGGACCCGCTGGAGGACCGAGGGGTGCAGCCCACCCGCTTCCCACTGAAG tgctcccacgGCACATTGCTCTCTGCCATCCtcaccctcttcatcctcatcTTCCTCGTGTTCTTCAATCTCCGGCTGAGCTCAGCCCTCTGTGGTGATGCTGGCAGTGATGCTGGTGGCGATGCCAGGTCCTGCAGTGATGGGTGCCG GATTGTCCTGGTGGAGAGCATCCCGGAGGGAATGACCTTCAGTGATGGTTCCGTGCTGAATCCATCCACCTTCTCCACATGGATGAACCTTCTGGGGACTGTCACCCACAGCCTGGACATCGCTTCCTTCTACTGGACCATGACCAACGAGGACACACGGACACACGAACCCTCTGCCACCCAG GGTGAACAAATCTTCGAGGAACTTCTCCAGTTGTCCCAGCGCGGCATCACCGTCCGAATTGCCGTCAGTCGCCCATCAGCAAAATCGCCCCTGAATGATCTCCAAGCACTGGAGCAGAGCG GTGCCGCGGTGCGCACTGTTGATATGCCGCGCCTCACTGGCGGCGTGTTGCACACCAAGTTTTGGCTCGTTGATGGCACCCACCTCTACGTTGGGAGCGCAAACATGGACTGGAGGTCTTTGACCCAG GTGAAGGAGCTCGGCACTGCTGTCTACAACTGCAGCTGCTTGGCCAAAGATTTAGGCAAAATTTTTGAAGCTTATTGGGCTCTTGGCATTCCTGGTGCTTCCATCCCGGTACCATGGCCAGCAAATTATTCCACGACCTTCAACATGGAGACGCCATTGGACTTGAAGCTCAACGACACCGATGCCACCGTCTACTTCTCA CAGAGCTCCCCGCCGGCTCTCTGTGCCGCTGGTCGGACCCAGGATCTTAGTGCCCTCCTCAGCGTCATCGATGCTGCCGAGGACTTTGTGGACATAGCGGTGATGAGCTACCTACCCACCACCGAATTCTCCCACCCCGAAAG ATTTTGGCCAGCAATTGATAACCAGCTGCGGAAAGCCGTCTTCGAGCGCCAGGTCAAGGTTCGGTTGTTGGCAGGTTGTTGGCGGCACAGTCGACTGACCATGTTCCCCTTCCTCAAATCCCTTGCCGCTGTCACCGATAATCAGACCCACTACAGCATGGAGGTG CGGCTTTTCATTGTGCCGGCGAGTGCGGCGCAAGCCCAGATCCCCTATGCCCGGGTGAACCACAACAAGTACATGGTGACAGAGAAGGCGGCATATATCG GGACGTCCAACTGGTCTGGTGACTACTTCACGCGGACGGCAGGATCAGCGCTGGTGGTGAACCAGACTGTGAGCCGAACCGGTGCTGGCACtgccaccagcactgctgccgGATCCGGCACCATCCGGGAGCAGCTGCAGGCGGTTTTTGAGCGGGATTGGAGCTCCCAGTACAGCACCGACATCAGCGATGCCGAGCGGTGGGAAAGCCTCTGTGGCTCCCGTTAG
- the PLD3 gene encoding 5'-3' exonuclease PLD3 isoform X4 yields the protein MKPDGAYKQLDPLEDRGVQPTRFPLKCSHGTLLSAILTLFILIFLVFFNLRLSSALCGDAGSDAGGDARSCSDGCRIVLVESIPEGMTFSDGSVLNPSTFSTWMNLLGTVTHSLDIASFYWTMTNEDTRTHEPSATQGEQIFEELLQLSQRGITVRIAVSRPSAKSPLNDLQALEQSGAAVRTVDMPRLTGGVLHTKFWLVDGTHLYVGSANMDWRSLTQVKELGTAVYNCSCLAKDLGKIFEAYWALGIPGASIPVPWPANYSTTFNMETPLDLKLNDTDATVYFSSSPPALCAAGRTQDLSALLSVIDAAEDFVDIAVMSYLPTTEFSHPERFWPAIDNQLRKAVFERQVKVRLLAGCWRHSRLTMFPFLKSLAAVTDNQTHYSMEVRLFIVPASAAQAQIPYARVNHNKYMVTEKAAYIGTSNWSGDYFTRTAGSALVVNQTVSRTGAGTATSTAAGSGTIREQLQAVFERDWSSQYSTDISDAERWESLCGSR from the exons ATGAAGCCTGATGGCGCCTACAAGCAG CTGGACCCGCTGGAGGACCGAGGGGTGCAGCCCACCCGCTTCCCACTGAAG tgctcccacgGCACATTGCTCTCTGCCATCCtcaccctcttcatcctcatcTTCCTCGTGTTCTTCAATCTCCGGCTGAGCTCAGCCCTCTGTGGTGATGCTGGCAGTGATGCTGGTGGCGATGCCAGGTCCTGCAGTGATGGGTGCCG GATTGTCCTGGTGGAGAGCATCCCGGAGGGAATGACCTTCAGTGATGGTTCCGTGCTGAATCCATCCACCTTCTCCACATGGATGAACCTTCTGGGGACTGTCACCCACAGCCTGGACATCGCTTCCTTCTACTGGACCATGACCAACGAGGACACACGGACACACGAACCCTCTGCCACCCAG GGTGAACAAATCTTCGAGGAACTTCTCCAGTTGTCCCAGCGCGGCATCACCGTCCGAATTGCCGTCAGTCGCCCATCAGCAAAATCGCCCCTGAATGATCTCCAAGCACTGGAGCAGAGCG GTGCCGCGGTGCGCACTGTTGATATGCCGCGCCTCACTGGCGGCGTGTTGCACACCAAGTTTTGGCTCGTTGATGGCACCCACCTCTACGTTGGGAGCGCAAACATGGACTGGAGGTCTTTGACCCAG GTGAAGGAGCTCGGCACTGCTGTCTACAACTGCAGCTGCTTGGCCAAAGATTTAGGCAAAATTTTTGAAGCTTATTGGGCTCTTGGCATTCCTGGTGCTTCCATCCCGGTACCATGGCCAGCAAATTATTCCACGACCTTCAACATGGAGACGCCATTGGACTTGAAGCTCAACGACACCGATGCCACCGTCTACTTCTCA AGCTCCCCGCCGGCTCTCTGTGCCGCTGGTCGGACCCAGGATCTTAGTGCCCTCCTCAGCGTCATCGATGCTGCCGAGGACTTTGTGGACATAGCGGTGATGAGCTACCTACCCACCACCGAATTCTCCCACCCCGAAAG ATTTTGGCCAGCAATTGATAACCAGCTGCGGAAAGCCGTCTTCGAGCGCCAGGTCAAGGTTCGGTTGTTGGCAGGTTGTTGGCGGCACAGTCGACTGACCATGTTCCCCTTCCTCAAATCCCTTGCCGCTGTCACCGATAATCAGACCCACTACAGCATGGAGGTG CGGCTTTTCATTGTGCCGGCGAGTGCGGCGCAAGCCCAGATCCCCTATGCCCGGGTGAACCACAACAAGTACATGGTGACAGAGAAGGCGGCATATATCG GGACGTCCAACTGGTCTGGTGACTACTTCACGCGGACGGCAGGATCAGCGCTGGTGGTGAACCAGACTGTGAGCCGAACCGGTGCTGGCACtgccaccagcactgctgccgGATCCGGCACCATCCGGGAGCAGCTGCAGGCGGTTTTTGAGCGGGATTGGAGCTCCCAGTACAGCACCGACATCAGCGATGCCGAGCGGTGGGAAAGCCTCTGTGGCTCCCGTTAG
- the PLD3 gene encoding 5'-3' exonuclease PLD3 isoform X6 encodes MAPTSRIVLVESIPEGMTFSDGSVLNPSTFSTWMNLLGTVTHSLDIASFYWTMTNEDTRTHEPSATQGEQIFEELLQLSQRGITVRIAVSRPSAKSPLNDLQALEQSGAAVRTVDMPRLTGGVLHTKFWLVDGTHLYVGSANMDWRSLTQVKELGTAVYNCSCLAKDLGKIFEAYWALGIPGASIPVPWPANYSTTFNMETPLDLKLNDTDATVYFSSSPPALCAAGRTQDLSALLSVIDAAEDFVDIAVMSYLPTTEFSHPERFWPAIDNQLRKAVFERQVKVRLLAGCWRHSRLTMFPFLKSLAAVTDNQTHYSMEVRLFIVPASAAQAQIPYARVNHNKYMVTEKAAYIGTSNWSGDYFTRTAGSALVVNQTVSRTGAGTATSTAAGSGTIREQLQAVFERDWSSQYSTDISDAERWESLCGSR; translated from the exons ATGGCGCCTACAAGCAG GATTGTCCTGGTGGAGAGCATCCCGGAGGGAATGACCTTCAGTGATGGTTCCGTGCTGAATCCATCCACCTTCTCCACATGGATGAACCTTCTGGGGACTGTCACCCACAGCCTGGACATCGCTTCCTTCTACTGGACCATGACCAACGAGGACACACGGACACACGAACCCTCTGCCACCCAG GGTGAACAAATCTTCGAGGAACTTCTCCAGTTGTCCCAGCGCGGCATCACCGTCCGAATTGCCGTCAGTCGCCCATCAGCAAAATCGCCCCTGAATGATCTCCAAGCACTGGAGCAGAGCG GTGCCGCGGTGCGCACTGTTGATATGCCGCGCCTCACTGGCGGCGTGTTGCACACCAAGTTTTGGCTCGTTGATGGCACCCACCTCTACGTTGGGAGCGCAAACATGGACTGGAGGTCTTTGACCCAG GTGAAGGAGCTCGGCACTGCTGTCTACAACTGCAGCTGCTTGGCCAAAGATTTAGGCAAAATTTTTGAAGCTTATTGGGCTCTTGGCATTCCTGGTGCTTCCATCCCGGTACCATGGCCAGCAAATTATTCCACGACCTTCAACATGGAGACGCCATTGGACTTGAAGCTCAACGACACCGATGCCACCGTCTACTTCTCA AGCTCCCCGCCGGCTCTCTGTGCCGCTGGTCGGACCCAGGATCTTAGTGCCCTCCTCAGCGTCATCGATGCTGCCGAGGACTTTGTGGACATAGCGGTGATGAGCTACCTACCCACCACCGAATTCTCCCACCCCGAAAG ATTTTGGCCAGCAATTGATAACCAGCTGCGGAAAGCCGTCTTCGAGCGCCAGGTCAAGGTTCGGTTGTTGGCAGGTTGTTGGCGGCACAGTCGACTGACCATGTTCCCCTTCCTCAAATCCCTTGCCGCTGTCACCGATAATCAGACCCACTACAGCATGGAGGTG CGGCTTTTCATTGTGCCGGCGAGTGCGGCGCAAGCCCAGATCCCCTATGCCCGGGTGAACCACAACAAGTACATGGTGACAGAGAAGGCGGCATATATCG GGACGTCCAACTGGTCTGGTGACTACTTCACGCGGACGGCAGGATCAGCGCTGGTGGTGAACCAGACTGTGAGCCGAACCGGTGCTGGCACtgccaccagcactgctgccgGATCCGGCACCATCCGGGAGCAGCTGCAGGCGGTTTTTGAGCGGGATTGGAGCTCCCAGTACAGCACCGACATCAGCGATGCCGAGCGGTGGGAAAGCCTCTGTGGCTCCCGTTAG
- the PLD3 gene encoding 5'-3' exonuclease PLD3 isoform X5, which yields MAPTSRIVLVESIPEGMTFSDGSVLNPSTFSTWMNLLGTVTHSLDIASFYWTMTNEDTRTHEPSATQGEQIFEELLQLSQRGITVRIAVSRPSAKSPLNDLQALEQSGAAVRTVDMPRLTGGVLHTKFWLVDGTHLYVGSANMDWRSLTQVKELGTAVYNCSCLAKDLGKIFEAYWALGIPGASIPVPWPANYSTTFNMETPLDLKLNDTDATVYFSQSSPPALCAAGRTQDLSALLSVIDAAEDFVDIAVMSYLPTTEFSHPERFWPAIDNQLRKAVFERQVKVRLLAGCWRHSRLTMFPFLKSLAAVTDNQTHYSMEVRLFIVPASAAQAQIPYARVNHNKYMVTEKAAYIGTSNWSGDYFTRTAGSALVVNQTVSRTGAGTATSTAAGSGTIREQLQAVFERDWSSQYSTDISDAERWESLCGSR from the exons ATGGCGCCTACAAGCAG GATTGTCCTGGTGGAGAGCATCCCGGAGGGAATGACCTTCAGTGATGGTTCCGTGCTGAATCCATCCACCTTCTCCACATGGATGAACCTTCTGGGGACTGTCACCCACAGCCTGGACATCGCTTCCTTCTACTGGACCATGACCAACGAGGACACACGGACACACGAACCCTCTGCCACCCAG GGTGAACAAATCTTCGAGGAACTTCTCCAGTTGTCCCAGCGCGGCATCACCGTCCGAATTGCCGTCAGTCGCCCATCAGCAAAATCGCCCCTGAATGATCTCCAAGCACTGGAGCAGAGCG GTGCCGCGGTGCGCACTGTTGATATGCCGCGCCTCACTGGCGGCGTGTTGCACACCAAGTTTTGGCTCGTTGATGGCACCCACCTCTACGTTGGGAGCGCAAACATGGACTGGAGGTCTTTGACCCAG GTGAAGGAGCTCGGCACTGCTGTCTACAACTGCAGCTGCTTGGCCAAAGATTTAGGCAAAATTTTTGAAGCTTATTGGGCTCTTGGCATTCCTGGTGCTTCCATCCCGGTACCATGGCCAGCAAATTATTCCACGACCTTCAACATGGAGACGCCATTGGACTTGAAGCTCAACGACACCGATGCCACCGTCTACTTCTCA CAGAGCTCCCCGCCGGCTCTCTGTGCCGCTGGTCGGACCCAGGATCTTAGTGCCCTCCTCAGCGTCATCGATGCTGCCGAGGACTTTGTGGACATAGCGGTGATGAGCTACCTACCCACCACCGAATTCTCCCACCCCGAAAG ATTTTGGCCAGCAATTGATAACCAGCTGCGGAAAGCCGTCTTCGAGCGCCAGGTCAAGGTTCGGTTGTTGGCAGGTTGTTGGCGGCACAGTCGACTGACCATGTTCCCCTTCCTCAAATCCCTTGCCGCTGTCACCGATAATCAGACCCACTACAGCATGGAGGTG CGGCTTTTCATTGTGCCGGCGAGTGCGGCGCAAGCCCAGATCCCCTATGCCCGGGTGAACCACAACAAGTACATGGTGACAGAGAAGGCGGCATATATCG GGACGTCCAACTGGTCTGGTGACTACTTCACGCGGACGGCAGGATCAGCGCTGGTGGTGAACCAGACTGTGAGCCGAACCGGTGCTGGCACtgccaccagcactgctgccgGATCCGGCACCATCCGGGAGCAGCTGCAGGCGGTTTTTGAGCGGGATTGGAGCTCCCAGTACAGCACCGACATCAGCGATGCCGAGCGGTGGGAAAGCCTCTGTGGCTCCCGTTAG
- the PLD3 gene encoding 5'-3' exonuclease PLD3 isoform X7 gives MTFSDGSVLNPSTFSTWMNLLGTVTHSLDIASFYWTMTNEDTRTHEPSATQGEQIFEELLQLSQRGITVRIAVSRPSAKSPLNDLQALEQSGAAVRTVDMPRLTGGVLHTKFWLVDGTHLYVGSANMDWRSLTQVKELGTAVYNCSCLAKDLGKIFEAYWALGIPGASIPVPWPANYSTTFNMETPLDLKLNDTDATVYFSSSPPALCAAGRTQDLSALLSVIDAAEDFVDIAVMSYLPTTEFSHPERFWPAIDNQLRKAVFERQVKVRLLAGCWRHSRLTMFPFLKSLAAVTDNQTHYSMEVRLFIVPASAAQAQIPYARVNHNKYMVTEKAAYIGTSNWSGDYFTRTAGSALVVNQTVSRTGAGTATSTAAGSGTIREQLQAVFERDWSSQYSTDISDAERWESLCGSR, from the exons ATGACCTTCAGTGATGGTTCCGTGCTGAATCCATCCACCTTCTCCACATGGATGAACCTTCTGGGGACTGTCACCCACAGCCTGGACATCGCTTCCTTCTACTGGACCATGACCAACGAGGACACACGGACACACGAACCCTCTGCCACCCAG GGTGAACAAATCTTCGAGGAACTTCTCCAGTTGTCCCAGCGCGGCATCACCGTCCGAATTGCCGTCAGTCGCCCATCAGCAAAATCGCCCCTGAATGATCTCCAAGCACTGGAGCAGAGCG GTGCCGCGGTGCGCACTGTTGATATGCCGCGCCTCACTGGCGGCGTGTTGCACACCAAGTTTTGGCTCGTTGATGGCACCCACCTCTACGTTGGGAGCGCAAACATGGACTGGAGGTCTTTGACCCAG GTGAAGGAGCTCGGCACTGCTGTCTACAACTGCAGCTGCTTGGCCAAAGATTTAGGCAAAATTTTTGAAGCTTATTGGGCTCTTGGCATTCCTGGTGCTTCCATCCCGGTACCATGGCCAGCAAATTATTCCACGACCTTCAACATGGAGACGCCATTGGACTTGAAGCTCAACGACACCGATGCCACCGTCTACTTCTCA AGCTCCCCGCCGGCTCTCTGTGCCGCTGGTCGGACCCAGGATCTTAGTGCCCTCCTCAGCGTCATCGATGCTGCCGAGGACTTTGTGGACATAGCGGTGATGAGCTACCTACCCACCACCGAATTCTCCCACCCCGAAAG ATTTTGGCCAGCAATTGATAACCAGCTGCGGAAAGCCGTCTTCGAGCGCCAGGTCAAGGTTCGGTTGTTGGCAGGTTGTTGGCGGCACAGTCGACTGACCATGTTCCCCTTCCTCAAATCCCTTGCCGCTGTCACCGATAATCAGACCCACTACAGCATGGAGGTG CGGCTTTTCATTGTGCCGGCGAGTGCGGCGCAAGCCCAGATCCCCTATGCCCGGGTGAACCACAACAAGTACATGGTGACAGAGAAGGCGGCATATATCG GGACGTCCAACTGGTCTGGTGACTACTTCACGCGGACGGCAGGATCAGCGCTGGTGGTGAACCAGACTGTGAGCCGAACCGGTGCTGGCACtgccaccagcactgctgccgGATCCGGCACCATCCGGGAGCAGCTGCAGGCGGTTTTTGAGCGGGATTGGAGCTCCCAGTACAGCACCGACATCAGCGATGCCGAGCGGTGGGAAAGCCTCTGTGGCTCCCGTTAG